One genomic window of Vibrio natriegens NBRC 15636 = ATCC 14048 = DSM 759 includes the following:
- the rnk gene encoding nucleoside diphosphate kinase regulator — protein sequence MSESNPIYISNIDINRITAMLDKMPSVAAELVKLEEELDRAIVVEPEEMPDNVVRMNSTVEFKFSGDEKVLTRTLVYPQDLKSSDDISIFAPVGSALIGLAIGQKLDWPMPNKQTKTIEIVNVTYQPEQSGALTR from the coding sequence ATGTCAGAAAGCAACCCTATCTATATATCAAATATAGATATTAATAGAATCACAGCTATGCTGGACAAGATGCCAAGTGTCGCTGCTGAGTTAGTAAAACTGGAAGAAGAACTTGATAGAGCAATCGTTGTTGAGCCAGAAGAAATGCCAGACAACGTTGTACGGATGAATTCTACTGTTGAATTTAAGTTCTCTGGTGATGAGAAGGTGTTAACCAGAACACTTGTCTATCCGCAAGACCTAAAAAGCAGCGACGATATTTCAATTTTCGCTCCGGTTGGCAGCGCGTTAATCGGACTAGCTATTGGACAAAAGCTCGACTGGCCGATGCCAAATAAACAAACAAAAACCATTGAGATAGTCAATGTTACCTACCAACCTGAGCAAAGTGGTGCCCTAACTCGCTAG
- a CDS encoding sensor domain-containing diguanylate cyclase yields MEEYLKRIEQLEKENEDLQRQNARLEEKLNAALDNNGLCLWEQHIPSGTLTIFNMQWGKMLGYQPHELTATVETWKNNLHPEDYDLAVGAFEDHLVGKTDLYQVVHRMIHKDGTDSWVSDRGRIVEYADDGSPLRMMGTHIDITNEKRYEQQLAKLANSDPLTGLLNRSAMEKCFKENADLCQSIKRSLIFFDVDNFKTVNDELGHHAGDSVLISIANSLKELTPTDAQIARIGGDEFVILCKESSRKELSELCDRLLTCVPSTMQSIINLDSENALNVGLSIGVCIFQASTGNFEEIYQKADAAMYEIKKNGKNGVAFIELT; encoded by the coding sequence ATGGAAGAGTACTTAAAGCGAATAGAGCAATTGGAAAAAGAGAACGAAGATCTCCAACGTCAAAATGCTCGACTGGAAGAAAAGCTCAACGCCGCACTTGATAACAATGGCCTTTGTTTGTGGGAACAACATATCCCCTCCGGCACATTGACGATATTCAACATGCAGTGGGGTAAAATGTTGGGTTATCAGCCTCACGAACTTACTGCCACGGTCGAAACCTGGAAAAACAACCTGCATCCAGAGGATTACGATCTCGCTGTTGGTGCATTTGAAGATCACCTAGTTGGCAAGACTGATCTCTACCAAGTCGTTCACCGCATGATCCATAAAGACGGGACTGACAGTTGGGTTTCCGACAGAGGCCGGATTGTAGAGTACGCAGATGATGGCTCCCCACTTCGTATGATGGGTACCCACATCGACATTACTAATGAAAAACGCTACGAGCAGCAACTGGCAAAACTTGCTAATAGCGATCCGCTTACCGGGCTACTAAACCGAAGTGCCATGGAAAAATGCTTCAAAGAAAATGCGGACCTTTGCCAATCAATTAAACGCTCTCTCATCTTTTTCGATGTGGATAATTTTAAGACCGTCAACGACGAACTGGGTCACCACGCGGGTGATAGTGTATTGATTAGCATTGCAAACAGTCTCAAAGAGCTCACACCAACTGACGCACAAATTGCTCGAATCGGTGGTGACGAGTTCGTAATCCTATGTAAAGAGTCCTCTCGAAAAGAACTGAGTGAGTTGTGTGACCGGCTTTTAACCTGCGTGCCTTCCACCATGCAGTCCATCATAAATCTAGACTCAGAAAACGCACTGAACGTTGGATTAAGTATTGGCGTGTGTATTTTCCAGGCAAGTACGGGTAACTTCGAAGAGATATATCAAAAAGCCGATGCTGCCATGTACGAGATAAAGAAGAACGGCAAGAATGGCGTCGCGTTTATCGAACTCACTTAA
- the nirB gene encoding nitrite reductase large subunit NirB — translation MSKLKLVVIGNGMVGHRYIEDLVEKADVSELDITVFCEEPRVAYDRVHLSSYFSHHTADELSLVKEGFYQKHGINMLIGERAINVNRENRIVYSNTGREVQYDKLILATGSFPFVPPIKGHESKDCFVYRTIEDLKAIEACAKNSKSGVVIGGGLLGLEAAGALKALGVQTHVVEFAPKLMAEQLDLAGGNQLRQKIERMGVNVHTSKNTLEIAPEGENARNVMRFADGTELETDFIVFSAGIRPQDKLARQMELEVGARGGIEVNDHCQTSDKDIYAIGECASWNGMFYGLVAPGYKMATVAVDHLLGNTESKFQGADMSAKLKLLGVKVGSIGDANGRTEGCKSYVYQNEEQEVYKRLIVSADNKKLLGAVLVGDTSDYGDLLQLMLNEIDLPEHPDALILPAHAGAEKPALGADALPESAVICSCFDVTKGKIAQAVADGHHTLGDIKAVTGAGTGCGGCIPLVTSVLNAELAKSGIEVKNDVCEHFAYSRQELFHLIRIEEIKTFDELLEKYGKGYGCEVCKPLAGSILASCWGEHILKPQLVKLHDTNDNFLGNIQKDGTYSVIPRMAGGEVTPQALGSLAAVAEEYNLYTKVTGAQRIGLFGAQKDDLPEIWRKLIDAGFETGQAYAKALRMAKTCVGSTWCRYGVQDSVGLGSFIENRYKGIRTPHKMKFGVSGCTRECAEAQGKDLGIIATDAGWNMYVCGNGGMKPRHADLLASDLDKETLIKYIDRFMMFYIRTAAPLQRTSVWMENMEGGVDYLREVIVNDKLGINDQLEADVAKLVDEYECEWTATINDESQLTRFAHFINSDKRDENVVFVPEREQHRPATFTEKHPEAKGDILHVAMTEA, via the coding sequence ATGAGCAAGTTGAAGCTAGTAGTCATCGGTAACGGTATGGTAGGGCATCGTTACATTGAAGACTTAGTCGAGAAAGCGGATGTCTCCGAGTTGGATATCACCGTTTTCTGCGAAGAACCACGAGTTGCCTACGATCGTGTGCACCTTTCCTCTTACTTTTCACATCACACTGCCGACGAACTTTCATTGGTAAAAGAAGGTTTTTACCAGAAACATGGCATCAATATGTTGATCGGCGAACGTGCCATCAACGTTAACCGTGAAAACCGTATTGTGTATTCAAATACAGGCCGTGAAGTTCAATACGACAAGTTGATTCTAGCGACTGGCTCATTTCCTTTTGTTCCACCTATCAAAGGCCATGAAAGTAAAGATTGCTTTGTTTACCGTACTATTGAAGATCTCAAAGCGATTGAAGCATGTGCGAAGAACAGTAAATCTGGTGTGGTCATCGGTGGTGGTTTACTAGGTCTTGAAGCGGCTGGTGCGCTAAAAGCATTAGGTGTGCAAACGCATGTTGTTGAATTCGCCCCAAAACTGATGGCAGAACAGCTTGACCTTGCAGGTGGTAATCAACTGCGTCAAAAGATCGAGCGTATGGGTGTGAACGTTCACACTAGCAAGAACACGCTTGAGATTGCTCCGGAAGGGGAAAACGCACGCAATGTGATGCGTTTTGCTGACGGCACAGAGTTAGAGACTGACTTCATTGTTTTCTCTGCGGGTATCCGCCCTCAAGACAAACTTGCTCGTCAAATGGAATTGGAAGTGGGCGCGCGCGGCGGTATCGAAGTCAATGACCACTGTCAGACCTCAGACAAAGACATCTACGCAATCGGTGAATGTGCCTCTTGGAATGGCATGTTCTATGGCCTTGTTGCGCCAGGTTACAAAATGGCAACCGTCGCAGTTGATCACCTGTTAGGTAACACTGAAAGTAAATTCCAGGGCGCAGACATGTCTGCAAAACTGAAACTGCTTGGCGTGAAAGTAGGTTCAATCGGAGATGCGAATGGCCGTACTGAAGGTTGTAAGAGCTACGTTTACCAAAACGAAGAGCAAGAAGTTTACAAACGCCTGATTGTCTCTGCAGATAACAAAAAGCTACTTGGTGCAGTGCTAGTTGGTGATACGTCTGACTACGGCGATCTACTGCAGCTCATGCTAAACGAAATCGACCTACCAGAACATCCGGATGCGCTTATCCTGCCTGCACACGCAGGTGCTGAAAAACCGGCATTAGGTGCTGATGCCCTACCTGAAAGTGCGGTGATCTGTTCATGTTTTGATGTGACAAAAGGCAAAATCGCACAGGCGGTAGCGGATGGTCACCATACATTAGGCGACATTAAAGCCGTCACTGGTGCAGGTACTGGTTGTGGTGGTTGTATTCCTCTTGTGACTTCAGTACTCAACGCAGAGCTTGCGAAATCTGGTATTGAAGTGAAGAACGACGTATGTGAACACTTTGCGTACTCTCGCCAGGAGCTGTTCCATCTTATTCGCATTGAAGAAATTAAAACGTTCGATGAGCTACTAGAGAAGTACGGTAAAGGCTACGGCTGTGAAGTATGTAAGCCACTAGCTGGTTCGATTTTAGCGTCTTGCTGGGGTGAGCACATTCTTAAGCCACAACTGGTTAAGTTACACGATACCAACGACAACTTCCTGGGTAACATTCAAAAAGACGGTACTTACTCTGTGATTCCGCGTATGGCTGGCGGTGAAGTAACGCCTCAAGCCTTGGGCTCGCTAGCAGCAGTCGCAGAAGAGTACAACTTATACACCAAAGTGACAGGTGCTCAACGTATTGGTTTGTTTGGTGCTCAAAAAGACGATCTTCCAGAGATCTGGCGCAAGTTGATCGACGCTGGTTTTGAAACCGGTCAAGCGTACGCTAAAGCCCTTCGTATGGCTAAGACGTGTGTGGGTTCTACCTGGTGTCGTTACGGTGTTCAAGATTCGGTTGGTTTGGGTTCATTCATCGAAAACCGCTACAAAGGCATTCGTACTCCACACAAGATGAAGTTCGGTGTGTCTGGCTGTACTCGTGAGTGTGCTGAAGCGCAAGGTAAAGATCTTGGGATCATCGCAACAGATGCTGGTTGGAACATGTACGTGTGTGGTAACGGCGGTATGAAGCCTCGTCACGCAGATCTGTTAGCAAGCGATCTGGATAAAGAAACGCTAATTAAGTACATCGACCGTTTCATGATGTTCTACATCCGTACGGCTGCGCCACTGCAGCGTACCTCAGTTTGGATGGAAAACATGGAAGGTGGTGTCGACTACCTACGCGAAGTGATCGTAAACGACAAACTTGGCATTAATGATCAATTAGAAGCAGACGTTGCGAAGCTTGTTGATGAGTACGAGTGTGAATGGACAGCAACCATCAACGACGAATCACAACTGACTCGCTTTGCACACTTTATTAACTCAGATAAACGCGATGAAAACGTTGTGTTTGTACCTGAGCGCGAACAGCACCGCCCGGCGACCTTCACGGAGAAACACCCTGAAGCGAAAGGCGACATCCTACACGTAGCCATGACTGAAGCTTAA